A DNA window from Ficedula albicollis isolate OC2 chromosome 1, FicAlb1.5, whole genome shotgun sequence contains the following coding sequences:
- the SLC5A3 gene encoding sodium/myo-inositol cotransporter isoform X2, translating to MRAALEPADIAIVALYFVVVMCIGFFAMWKNNRSTVSGYFLAGRSMTWVAIGASLFVSNIGSEHFIGLAGSGAASGFAVGAWEFNALMLLQLLGWVFVPVYIRSGVYTMPEYLSKRFGGHRIQIYFAALSLILYIFTKLSVDLYSGALFIQESLGWNLYLSVILLIGMTALLTVTGGLVAVIYTDTLQALLMIIGALTLMCISLIEVGGFKEVKRRYMLASPNITSILLTYNISNTNSCNVGPKPDALKMLREPTDEDIPWPGFLLGQTPASVWYWCADQVIVQRVLAAKNIAHAKGSTLMAGFLKLLPMFIIVVPGMISRILFVDDIACINPEHCFQVCGSRAGCSNIAYPRLVMNLVPVGLRGLMMAVMIAALMSDLDSIFNSASTIFTLDVYKLLRKGATSRELMVVGRVFVAFMVAISIAWVPIIVEMQGGQMYLYIQEVADYLTPPVAALFLMAIFWKRCNEQGAFYGGMVGFVLGATRLVLAFFYRAPECDQPDTRPGFIKNIHYMYVATALFWITGAVTAVVSLLTPPPTKEQVRTTTFWALMKRGAPESAGKGELYQAREKGILKCNENANHVIPNGKSEENVKNVKPEDINLLVTCRDDSNPGMSVSHSEVETPVDCYSNGQAALMGEKKRQEEEEEEEGTDGSARHLKFIDWFCGFKSKNVNKRVVREVEEETVCLQMLEETPKVKLLLNTGLVCVCSIGIFMFVYFSL from the coding sequence ATGAGGGCTGCTTTGGAGCCAGCAGACATTGCCATTGTGGCCCTGTACTTCGTGGTTGTAATGTGCATAGGTTTCTTTGCCATGTGGAAAAACAATCGGAGCACCGTGAGTGGCTACTTTTTGGCAGGGCGTTCTATGACCTGGGTAGCGATCGGGGCCTCGTTGTTTGTGAGCAATATTGGAAGTGAACATTTCATTGGGCTCGCAGGATCTGGAGCGGCGAGCGGATTCGCCGTAGGCGCGTGGGAGTTCAACGCCTTAATGCTTTTGCAGCTTTTGGGATGGGTCTTCGTGCCAGTCTACATCCGCTCGGGAGTGTACACCATGCCCGAATACTTGTCCAAGCGGTTCGGAGGGCATAGGATTCAGATCTATTTTGCAGCGTTGTCTCTAATCCTTTATATCTTCACCAAACTCTCGGTTGACTTGTATTCAGGGGCGCTTTTTATCCAAGAGTCCCTAGGGTGGAACCTGTACCTGTCGGTGATCCTGCTGATCGGCATGACGGCGCTGCTGACGGTGACCGGGGGGCTGGTGGCCGTCATCTACACGGACACGCTGCAGGCGCTGCTGATGATCATCGGGGCCCTCACGCTCATGTGCATTAGCCTCATAGAGGTCGGCGGGTTCAAGGAAGTGAAAAGGAGGTACATGTTGGCCTCGCCGAACATCACCTCCATCCTCCTGACCTACAACATCTCCAACACCAACTCGTGCAACGTCGGCCCGAAGCCCGACGCTCTCAAGATGCTGCGCGAGCCGACGGACGAGGACATTCCCTGGCCCGGGTTTCTGCTGGGACAGACCCCGGCCTCGGTGTGGTACTGGTGCGCCGACCAAGTCATCGTGCAGAGAGTCCTGGCCGCCAAAAACATCGCTCACGCCAAAGGCTCCACCCTCATGGCCGGCTTCCTGAAGCTGCTGCCCATGTTCATCATCGTGGTGCCGGGGATGATCTCCCGCATCCTGTTCGTGGACGACATCGCCTGCATCAACCCCGAGCACTGCTTCCAGGTGTGCGGCAGCCGGGCCGGCTGCTCCAACATCGCCTACCCGCGCCTGGTGATGAACCTGGTGCCCGTGGGGCTGCGCGGGCTCATGATGGCCGTGATGATCGCCGCCCTCATGAGCGACCTGGACTCCATCTTCAACAGCGCCAGCACCATCTTCACGCTCGACGTCTACAAGCTGCTGCGCAAGGGCGCGACCTCCCGCGAGCTGATGGTGGTGGGCAGGGTCTTCGTGGCCTTCATGGTGGCCATCAGCATCGCCTGGGTGCCCATCATCGTGGAGATGCAGGGCGGGCAGATGTACCTGTACATCCAGGAGGTGGCCGATTACCTGACGCCGCCGGTGGCCGCCCTGTTCCTCATGGCCATCTTCTGGAAGCGCTGCAACGAGCAGGGCGCTTTCTACGGCGGCATGGTGGGCTTCGTGCTGGGCGCCACCCGCCTGGTGCTGGCCTTCTTCTACCGCGCCCCCGAGTGCGACCAGCCCGACACCAGGCCCGGCTTCATCAAGAACATCCACTACATGTACGTGGCCACGGCGCTGTTCTGGATCACCGGCGCCGTGACGGCGGTGGTGAGCCTGCTGACGCCGCCGCCCACCAAGGAGCAGGTGAGGACCACCACGTTCTGGGCGCTGATGAAGCGCGGCGCGCCGGAGAGCGCCGGCAAGGGCGAGCTGTACCAGGCGCGGGAGAAGGGCATCCTCAAGTGCAACGAGAACGCCAACCACGTCATCCCCAACGGCAAGTCGGAGGAGAACGTGAAGAACGTCAAGCCGGAGGACATCAACCTGCTGGTGACGTGCAGGGATGACAGCAACCCGGGCATGTCGGTGAGCCACTCGGAGGTGGAGACGCCCGTGGATTGTTACTCCAACGGACAGGCCGCCCTGATGGGGGAGAAGAAGcgccaggaggaggaggaggaggaggaggggactGACGGCTCGGCCAGACATTTGAAATTCATAGATTGGTTCTGTGGCTTTAAAAGTAAAAACGTGAACAAGAGAGTGGTTCGGGAGGTTGAGGAAGAGACTGTTTGTTTACAAATGCTGGAAGAGACTCCAAAAGTTAAACTATTACTAAATACTGGACTGGTCTGTGTCTGTTCAATTGGAATCTTCATGTTTGTCTACTTCTCTTTGTGA
- the SLC5A3 gene encoding sodium/myo-inositol cotransporter isoform X1 produces MRAALEPADIAIVALYFVVVMCIGFFAMWKNNRSTVSGYFLAGRSMTWVAIGASLFVSNIGSEHFIGLAGSGAASGFAVGAWEFNALMLLQLLGWVFVPVYIRSGVYTMPEYLSKRFGGHRIQIYFAALSLILYIFTKLSVDLYSGALFIQESLGWNLYLSVILLIGMTALLTVTGGLVAVIYTDTLQALLMIIGALTLMCISLIEVGGFKEVKRRYMLASPNITSILLTYNISNTNSCNVGPKPDALKMLREPTDEDIPWPGFLLGQTPASVWYWCADQVIVQRVLAAKNIAHAKGSTLMAGFLKLLPMFIIVVPGMISRILFVDDIACINPEHCFQVCGSRAGCSNIAYPRLVMNLVPVGLRGLMMAVMIAALMSDLDSIFNSASTIFTLDVYKLLRKGATSRELMVVGRVFVAFMVAISIAWVPIIVEMQGGQMYLYIQEVADYLTPPVAALFLMAIFWKRCNEQGAFYGGMVGFVLGATRLVLAFFYRAPECDQPDTRPGFIKNIHYMYVATALFWITGAVTAVVSLLTPPPTKEQVRTTTFWALMKRGAPESAGKGELYQAREKGILKCNENANHVIPNGKSEENVKNVKPEDINLLVTCRDDSNPGMSVSHSEVETPVDCYSNGQAALMGEKKRQEEEEEEEGTDGSARHLKFIDWFCGFKSKNVNKRVVREVEEETVCLQMLEETPKVKLLLNTGLVCVCSIGIFMFVYFSLELIPLWDVAAPVSLWMFWCWEREGARRFHLWTFSPL; encoded by the exons ATGAGGGCTGCTTTGGAGCCAGCAGACATTGCCATTGTGGCCCTGTACTTCGTGGTTGTAATGTGCATAGGTTTCTTTGCCATGTGGAAAAACAATCGGAGCACCGTGAGTGGCTACTTTTTGGCAGGGCGTTCTATGACCTGGGTAGCGATCGGGGCCTCGTTGTTTGTGAGCAATATTGGAAGTGAACATTTCATTGGGCTCGCAGGATCTGGAGCGGCGAGCGGATTCGCCGTAGGCGCGTGGGAGTTCAACGCCTTAATGCTTTTGCAGCTTTTGGGATGGGTCTTCGTGCCAGTCTACATCCGCTCGGGAGTGTACACCATGCCCGAATACTTGTCCAAGCGGTTCGGAGGGCATAGGATTCAGATCTATTTTGCAGCGTTGTCTCTAATCCTTTATATCTTCACCAAACTCTCGGTTGACTTGTATTCAGGGGCGCTTTTTATCCAAGAGTCCCTAGGGTGGAACCTGTACCTGTCGGTGATCCTGCTGATCGGCATGACGGCGCTGCTGACGGTGACCGGGGGGCTGGTGGCCGTCATCTACACGGACACGCTGCAGGCGCTGCTGATGATCATCGGGGCCCTCACGCTCATGTGCATTAGCCTCATAGAGGTCGGCGGGTTCAAGGAAGTGAAAAGGAGGTACATGTTGGCCTCGCCGAACATCACCTCCATCCTCCTGACCTACAACATCTCCAACACCAACTCGTGCAACGTCGGCCCGAAGCCCGACGCTCTCAAGATGCTGCGCGAGCCGACGGACGAGGACATTCCCTGGCCCGGGTTTCTGCTGGGACAGACCCCGGCCTCGGTGTGGTACTGGTGCGCCGACCAAGTCATCGTGCAGAGAGTCCTGGCCGCCAAAAACATCGCTCACGCCAAAGGCTCCACCCTCATGGCCGGCTTCCTGAAGCTGCTGCCCATGTTCATCATCGTGGTGCCGGGGATGATCTCCCGCATCCTGTTCGTGGACGACATCGCCTGCATCAACCCCGAGCACTGCTTCCAGGTGTGCGGCAGCCGGGCCGGCTGCTCCAACATCGCCTACCCGCGCCTGGTGATGAACCTGGTGCCCGTGGGGCTGCGCGGGCTCATGATGGCCGTGATGATCGCCGCCCTCATGAGCGACCTGGACTCCATCTTCAACAGCGCCAGCACCATCTTCACGCTCGACGTCTACAAGCTGCTGCGCAAGGGCGCGACCTCCCGCGAGCTGATGGTGGTGGGCAGGGTCTTCGTGGCCTTCATGGTGGCCATCAGCATCGCCTGGGTGCCCATCATCGTGGAGATGCAGGGCGGGCAGATGTACCTGTACATCCAGGAGGTGGCCGATTACCTGACGCCGCCGGTGGCCGCCCTGTTCCTCATGGCCATCTTCTGGAAGCGCTGCAACGAGCAGGGCGCTTTCTACGGCGGCATGGTGGGCTTCGTGCTGGGCGCCACCCGCCTGGTGCTGGCCTTCTTCTACCGCGCCCCCGAGTGCGACCAGCCCGACACCAGGCCCGGCTTCATCAAGAACATCCACTACATGTACGTGGCCACGGCGCTGTTCTGGATCACCGGCGCCGTGACGGCGGTGGTGAGCCTGCTGACGCCGCCGCCCACCAAGGAGCAGGTGAGGACCACCACGTTCTGGGCGCTGATGAAGCGCGGCGCGCCGGAGAGCGCCGGCAAGGGCGAGCTGTACCAGGCGCGGGAGAAGGGCATCCTCAAGTGCAACGAGAACGCCAACCACGTCATCCCCAACGGCAAGTCGGAGGAGAACGTGAAGAACGTCAAGCCGGAGGACATCAACCTGCTGGTGACGTGCAGGGATGACAGCAACCCGGGCATGTCGGTGAGCCACTCGGAGGTGGAGACGCCCGTGGATTGTTACTCCAACGGACAGGCCGCCCTGATGGGGGAGAAGAAGcgccaggaggaggaggaggaggaggaggggactGACGGCTCGGCCAGACATTTGAAATTCATAGATTGGTTCTGTGGCTTTAAAAGTAAAAACGTGAACAAGAGAGTGGTTCGGGAGGTTGAGGAAGAGACTGTTTGTTTACAAATGCTGGAAGAGACTCCAAAAGTTAAACTATTACTAAATACTGGACTGGTCTGTGTCTGTTCAATTGGAATCTTCATGTTTGTCTACTTCTCTTT ggaattAATTCCCCTCTGGGATGTGGCTGCCCCAGTTTCCCTGTGGATGTTCtggtgctgggaaagggaaggagccAGGAGGTTTCACCTCTGGACCTTCTCTCCACTTTAA